The window CTACCCGAACGCATCAGAGGGGACCATCGGCGTCGTCCTGCTTTGTGACCTTCGCCCTTAGTGGCTGACCGCCGGGGGTGATTAGCGCGGATTTCCGCGTAGCTGATTCGGGGCAATCTCTCGCGGCGGGTGCAGGCGGCTGACCTGGGGATTTGTGTGATCCGGGCATGTCTCCGCTCGGTTATGTTGCTCCGATATAGCTGCTGCACTGCGATTTGATCAGATCGTTATCGTGTCGTGATCTTCGGATTTCCTGTCAAGCGATCCACCCATCTATCACGAGAATTGCTGCAGCACAACACTTTCGATGATCCCCGCTGTGCTCGCTTCGCCAATAGGTGGAACTGGTAGAACAGGGTTGTGCCAGCGAAATCAGCACAACACGATGAGGCGTCGGCGTTCACCGCGCCGGAGCAGGTGAACCACCGCCGCTACGAGGCGCTGCGCGCGTTCTTCGTCGACGGGCTGTCCCACGCCGAGGCCGGGGACCGGTTCGGTTACACCCGGTGGGCGATGATCAACCTGGTGCGCGACTACCGCAACGGGAAGCTGACGCTGTTCGCCCCGCCCCGCAAACCGGGCCGGGTGCCGGGGTCGGCGCCGGCCAAGGACCGCGTGCGCGGGCGGGTGATCGAGCTGCGCCGGGAAGGGTTGTCCACCTACGAGATCTCCGCCCGGCTGGCCGCCGAACACACCCCGCTCAACCGCACCAGCGTGGGCGAGATCCTCGCCGAGGAAGGCTTCGGTCGGCTGCTGCGCCACCCGCAGCCGGCCGCGAGCACCAGCCCGGCCACGCACGGCCGCGACACCCGGCTGCCCCGGACCGCGCGGATCGACTTCCAATCCTGGCCCACCACCACCGAAACCGGCAAGGCCGGATTACTGCTGCTAGTGCCCGACCTGGTCGCACTCGGGCTGCCCGAGCTGGTGCGCCGCGCCGGCTACCCAGGCACCCGGCTGGTGCCCGCGACCTCGTGGCTGCTGTCGCTGCTGGCGCTCAAGCTCACCCGCACCCGCCGGGTCTCCCACGTCGACGACCTGCTGATCTCCGACCCCGCCGCCGCGTTGTTCGCCGGGCTGGCGGTACTGCCGAAGAAGTCCGCGCTCACCGAGTACTCCTACCGCACCGAACACGACCACCAGCGCCGCTTTTTGGCCGCCCTCGACGCCCGGATGATCGAGCGCGGGCTGGCCACCGCCGACAACGCGATCTTCGACCTGGACTTCCACGCCGTCATGCACTGGGGCGACGACCCCGCCCTGGAGAAGCACTACGTGCCCACCCGCTCCCAACGCGCCCGCTCCGTGCTCACCTTCTTCGCCCAGGACAGCGGCACCCACAACCTCATCTACGCCAACGCCGACATCACCAAATCCACCCAGGCCCGCGAGGTGATCGCGTTCTGCGACCACTGGAAAACCGCCTCCGGCACCGACCCGGCCATGCTGATCATGGATCAGAAGGTCACCACCCACACCGTGCTCGGCGAACTCGACAACCGCGGCGTCACCTTCCTCACCCTGCGCATGCGCTCACCCACCCTGATGAAACACATCGACGCCCTCACCGACACCGACTTCGCCACCGTCACCCTGGACCGGCCCGGAAAGTTCAACCGGCCAAAAGTCCACGACGCCACCGGAATCCGACTGACCGGCTACCCCGGCACCGTGCGTCAACTCATCGTCACCGGGCTCGGCCGCGACGCCCCGACCGTGATCATCACCAACGACCACGACCTGCCGGCCAAGACCCTGATCACTCACTACGCGCGGCGCATGACCATCGAACAACGCCTCGCCGAGATCATCCAGGCCTTCCACGCCGACGCGCTGTCCTCGGCGGTCAACCTCAACGTCGACCTCGACATCATGCTCTGCGTGCTCGCCCAAGCCCTCATCGCCGCGCTCCGCGCCCGCCTACCCGGCTACGCCACCGTCACCCCCGACGTGCTGCAACGCCGCTTCCTCGAAACCCCCGGCACCATCACCACCAGCGCCGACACCATCACCGTCCGCCTCGACCGCCGCGCCTACAGCCCCGTCCTCCGCAAAGCCGACCTCCCCCAAGACACCCCAGTCCCCTGGTGGGACAACCGAACCCTACGCTTCGAATTCAGCTGAAAAGTTGGCGCTCCTGACGTATCCGTGGGGCACGGCTGGTTGATGGTAGGCAGCCGGCAAAGGTTGGATGGTTTCTCCTTTTCCCGATAGTTGCTCGTGGCGCAGGATCGGCGACGATCGGGATGGGATACCCGGGGGCGTCTTTTGGTGGGGTGTTAGCGGCGGCCGGGTAGTGCGGGGCGGTGGCCGCCGAGGGCGAGCATGGCCAGGGCGATCAGCGCGGCGGGGTTGTGGAAGCCGAACGCGACGCGGGTCAGCAGCCGGATCTTGGTGTTGGTGGATTCGATCAGTCCCTGGGAGAGGCCGTGGTCGAGGGCGGCGTCGATGGCCTCGCGGTGTTTGATGATGCGTCGGGCCAGTTCGACGAACACCGGGATCCGGCAGCGCCGTGCCCAGGAGATCCAGCGGTCCAGGGCCTGCTTGCCTTCTTCGCCTTTGACCGAAAACACGTGTCGGAGGCCTTCTTTGAGCAAGTAGGCGCGATGTAGGCGGGGTCGGTTTTGGCGATCCAAGCCAGCTTTTCGGTTTTGGCGTTCGGTGAGGTCTTCGGGGTTTTCCACAGCGCATAGCGGGCGCCTTTGAGCTTGCGGGCCCGCTCATGTCCTGGACGGGGCGCAGGGCGTTCTTGGCGGGCCGGCCACGGCCCCATTTGGTCTCGGTGCGGGCCAGCGCCGCGCGTCGTTCCAGGCCCGGCGCCGCTCGCGGTATCGAGCGCCTCGGTGGCCCAAGCCACTACGTGAAAGGGATCGGCGCAGCGGATGGCGTTGGGGCAGCGTTCGGCCACGACGTCGGCGATCCAGTCGGCGGCATCGGCAGACACATGGGTGATCTGCGCGGCCCGTTCGGCGCCGAGAGCGTCGAAGAAGCGGCGCAAGGTGGCGGTGTCGCGTCCCGGGGCGGCCCAGATCAGATGCCCGTTGTCGTGGTCGACCACCACCGTGAGGTACTTGTGGTGGCGCTTATAGGAAATCTCGTCGATGCCGATCCGGCGTAGGTTCGCGAACCGATCAACCGTCTTTTCGGAGTCGGCCCAGACCCGGGCCACGATCGCCCCGACGGTGCGCCAGGCGATGCGCATCAGTTCGCACACCGCTGTTTTCGAACAGGCCACCGCCAGCCAGGCCACCGTGTCATCAAAGGCGTAGGTATGTCCAGCGTGGTGGCGCGCCCACGGCACCGCCACCACCGTGGGCCCGTGGGCGGGGCAGTTCACCCGGGGCGCCTCGGCCTCCAGCACCACCTGCACCGTGCCCCAATCCAGCCCCCGCCACCGGCGCGGACCCTCACCCCGGTCATACCAGGGCGCCTTGCGGCCACAGCGGCCACAGCGGCGCGACACCCCGCTGCATGGGCGCACCTGTGCCACCACCAGCTCGGCGCCGTCATCCTCCTCGACGAACTCGATGTCCTCGATCACCGTCCGCTTGTCGACACCCAGCAACGCACGGAATAACCTCACATTGCGCACGTCGTTGCCCGCTCCTTCGGTTCCTGACCTTTACTCAGCCAGAAACCTTAAGCGACAACGACATGCGCCTACCTACACCAAAAACCCACCCACGGAAGTGTCAGGGGAGCCAAATAATCACCGGATAGCGCGTTGACGTCGGGGGTTGACAGTGCTGGCTCGGCGCACAGATGGGCGTCATCACGGCGGTCAGAACGGTAGCCCGGCCAAGACCGTCGCGCCTACCGCGATGACGCCGACCGCCGCATCCACGCCTTTGCGGCCGTCGTAGGCCCAGTACACATCCTCCAGGTTCAGCAACAGCGCCAGTTCGTCGACGGCGAGCGCGGCCGCCGCCTCGTACGCGATCGCGACCGCAGGATGACGCCGTTGCCGCTCCGACCCGCGCAGCCCCACCGCCCCGACTCCGGCGAGTAACGCGATGCCGACGTTGTACTGATGGAAGTGGCGGCCTGAGCCCGGCGAACACGGTCGTGAACGCCGCCCACGCCATCGCCGCTGATTACTCGACCGGATCAAGCCATTCACCCACGCGTGGCGCAATCGAAACCATCGTGCTGCGTCCTGGGAGACCTCACACGTCCGTGGTCGCGGTGCTGCTGCCGGACCCGGCTCACTGGTCTCCCGGGCATCCGACCTGGCACCCTCGGGGTGGACGCCGAAGAAGACTTGAGCGGCTCCGTCCTCTCCTGCGCGGTCCTCTCCTGCGCGCCGATGAGTGACGGCCGGTCCCCACTCCGGCTTTCGGCGGGGTTGCCGATAACCGGGGCGTCGCGGAAGTATGAGGTCACTTCCGCCTGATAAGGGGGCACGGCAAATTGGTTGACACCGGGCATGGTGACGGGCCTGAACCCGACCTTGCCGGTCAGGGTCATCACCATCTGGTGGGTCAACCTCACAGCGAAGATGAAGGCCCGATCGCCGAAGCCGAACACCTTGCCGCTCAAATGCGTTCCGGCGAGCACCCGCTTGGCCCGCGGGGGCGGCGAATTAATCGAAGCTCTCCGTTCTACGTGGGGTTGGTGGCGTCGGCCGGGGTGGCCGTGACCTATGGAGCGGTGCGGGTCCTCGGGTCAATGTCCGGGGTGCTGGTGTTGATCGGTGTGGCGTTCTTTTTCGCGCTGGGACTCGAGCCCGCGGCATCGTGGCTGGTCAACCGGAAACTGCCCCGATGGCTCGCGGTCACCCTGGTGGTGCTGGTGACGTTCACCCTTGTCGCCGGGTCCGTGGCGGCGGCGATTCCCCCGCTTGCCGAACAGGCACGCCAATTCGTCGAGCAGGCACCGCACTACCTGCAGCAGGCTAAAGACCACTCCTCGGTGATCGGCCGGCTCAACGACCGCTTCCACCTCCACCAGCGGATCACAGACACGCTGAACGGCTCGGGCGGACCCGCATTTGCGGGACTTCTCAAAGCCGGATCAGCGGTGTTCGGCGCCCTGGCCCAACTCGGGGTGGTGGCTGTCTTAACCGTCTACTTCATCGTTGTGCGGCAAAGGCACCATTAACCGCATCCAACGGGGAAGGAACAGCACCGGCGCGGCGCCCAGGCCGGGGTGCCTGGCAGCGCTGACGCGGTCGGCTGATGCTCCTGCTTCACCGGAATGATTTCGCCTCAAGACCTGTGATCGCCGCGACGACCTCAAAGTCTGCATCGCGGTGAATGATGCTGGCGCCGTGGCGAATCGACAAAGCGGCAATCAGACAGTCATTGATACTTCGAATCGTCTGACCGGCGTGCCGGGCCGCCCGGTAGATCGCCGCAGCACTGCGGAAGTCGACTGCATCATCGATTTTCAGCGAGGGTAGCCCGTTCACCAGCCGCTCGAGCTTCGCGTGCTTGTCGTCGTCGACTGCGCCCGACAAGATCTCCATCGCGACGGGCTCGCACATGACGACCCGATCCGCTTCGGTTGACAGCAGCCGGCGCACCTCGATCGCGGCGGCCGACCCGGTCGCGCGAAGGTATTCGATCCAGGCCGACGTATCGATCAGGATCATCAGAATTCGCTGGGCCGCCCTCGCCGGATGTCGTCAAGGTCAGCGTCCCAACCGATGCCTTCCAGACTCAGAAGAAACTCGCGACTCAACGGGACTCCAACCAGACGCCGTAGGGCCAGGTCAACGGCCTGCTTTTTGGTGGCAACCCCGTATCTTCGCATCACCTGGGCGACGAGCTCGTCATCGATATCAATATTGGTCCGCGACATACACCCATCATACACATTGTATACACTAAAGTGTGCGAAGAACCGCGACGCCGGGGTTGTCGGGTGGGCCGACGAGGGTAGCCCCGTTTACCTGCTCTCCGACTTCCTGCCCTCCCTTTGAAACTCATCGGTACTTCCGGAGCAGATGAATCACATTGTGCCACAGTGTGATAACGATTATTACCGGTAATCTGCCGTATTCGAATCCGCTGTTTTCGGCAATGCGGCGATAGGTGTTGTAACCATCGAGCCCAGCTGTTCTGACCGTGGTTTGATGCCCGGGCGAGCGAGGGCAGGAGCGTCAGCTCAGGCCCAGGGAGGCCCGTAGGCGAGCCTGTGCCGGGTGCACCGGTGTCCTGCGGGAATGAGTCGAGCAGCCGGATCAGGTCGGGGCGCCGGGTGGGGTCGTCGGCGCATTCGCGCGGCGTGTGACCCGCTAGCGCGAGAATCGGCTCGTCGAGCCAGGCCGCCTCGTAGTTGCGGGCCATCTCGTCGAGGGCCGCAGCGATCGCCGGGTCGGAGGCCGGATCGAGGAACGTGGCCGGCGTCGCCGAGTTGCGCGTGGCGAGCCGCCCGACGGCCCGGACGTCGCCGGCGGGTTCGCGGGTCTGGCTCAGCACGCTCACCGACAGGTCCAGCGCGCGAATCGTGGCCAGGACACGCTCGAAGCGGGCCTCGCTGTTGGCGTGGACGTGCAGTTGGTCACCGCTGAGCTCGAGGTGTGCCCGGATCCGCTGCATGCCGTGGGTGACGACGTGTTCGAACCGCACCCGCGTGCCGTCCGGCTCGCCGTCGCCGCGGTCGTAGGCGTCGTCGAGCACCTCGGCCAGCCCGGCCGGGTCACCGACCCGCAGCGTCGCATTGCACATCACCAACGACTCACCCTCGGTGTTCTGCAGCACCGGCGGGGCGAATCGGCGGGACAGCAACGCAACGAGTTCAACAGGGTCCGGGTCGTCATCGAGCAGCGCAATCAGGTCGTCGCGCTCGCCGACCGCCACCGGCTCGATCCCGCCGAAGATCTGCATCGTCTCACCGGCCGGGACGACCCGGGCGAAGTACAGCTCGCCCACCTTCACCTGCCGGCTGCCGGCCCGCTCGCGCACCTCGTGAACGTCGCCGGTACGCACATCGCGCACCGTCATGCCCTCGCCGCGCCGAACGGACACCACCTCGTGCACCGAACGCTCCACGAGCAGCCACTGCCCGGCCAGCAACCGCTCGTCGGCAGGCAGCAACGAGCCGCGCACGGCAAGGAAGTCGGCGAACGCGCCGCCCTCGAACAGCACCGCGTCGCAGGAAAGAGGGTCCTGGACCGCCCGCTCGAGCGCGCCGGGGGAATCCCAGTCGCGCCCGCGCCTGCGCGGTCTCGAGGAGCAGTGGACCGAACGGGCCCTCGAGCAGGTCCGCCCCTGCTTTCTGGTAAAGCCACGCGGCCTGCTCCGCGAGCGGCAGCTGCTCGCGGTGCAGGTGGCACACCTTGTACTTGCGGCCCGAGCCGCACCAGCACGGGTGGTTGCGGCCCAGACCCGGACGCGGCGCCGGTGCGAAATGCTCG is drawn from Candidatus Mycolicibacterium alkanivorans and contains these coding sequences:
- a CDS encoding transposase, with the translated sequence MPAKSAQHDEASAFTAPEQVNHRRYEALRAFFVDGLSHAEAGDRFGYTRWAMINLVRDYRNGKLTLFAPPRKPGRVPGSAPAKDRVRGRVIELRREGLSTYEISARLAAEHTPLNRTSVGEILAEEGFGRLLRHPQPAASTSPATHGRDTRLPRTARIDFQSWPTTTETGKAGLLLLVPDLVALGLPELVRRAGYPGTRLVPATSWLLSLLALKLTRTRRVSHVDDLLISDPAAALFAGLAVLPKKSALTEYSYRTEHDHQRRFLAALDARMIERGLATADNAIFDLDFHAVMHWGDDPALEKHYVPTRSQRARSVLTFFAQDSGTHNLIYANADITKSTQAREVIAFCDHWKTASGTDPAMLIMDQKVTTHTVLGELDNRGVTFLTLRMRSPTLMKHIDALTDTDFATVTLDRPGKFNRPKVHDATGIRLTGYPGTVRQLIVTGLGRDAPTVIITNDHDLPAKTLITHYARRMTIEQRLAEIIQAFHADALSSAVNLNVDLDIMLCVLAQALIAALRARLPGYATVTPDVLQRRFLETPGTITTSADTITVRLDRRAYSPVLRKADLPQDTPVPWWDNRTLRFEFS
- a CDS encoding AI-2E family transporter; this translates as MASAGVAVTYGAVRVLGSMSGVLVLIGVAFFFALGLEPAASWLVNRKLPRWLAVTLVVLVTFTLVAGSVAAAIPPLAEQARQFVEQAPHYLQQAKDHSSVIGRLNDRFHLHQRITDTLNGSGGPAFAGLLKAGSAVFGALAQLGVVAVLTVYFIVVRQRHH
- the vapC gene encoding type II toxin-antitoxin system VapC family toxin, whose amino-acid sequence is MILIDTSAWIEYLRATGSAAAIEVRRLLSTEADRVVMCEPVAMEILSGAVDDDKHAKLERLVNGLPSLKIDDAVDFRSAAAIYRAARHAGQTIRSINDCLIAALSIRHGASIIHRDADFEVVAAITGLEAKSFR
- a CDS encoding type II toxin-antitoxin system VapB family antitoxin translates to MSRTNIDIDDELVAQVMRRYGVATKKQAVDLALRRLVGVPLSREFLLSLEGIGWDADLDDIRRGRPSEF